The Aspergillus oryzae RIB40 DNA, chromosome 5 genome segment TACATGTCGAGCCACCAAGAATTGAAATCACAAGGTCTGTCTCCATCGTTCTGCCCGTCATTTGTTCTATTTTACGCCATCCAGGAGAATCAGTGTTGCCCCACCAATTGGTGGCCGGGTTGTCAAGCCCAACCACATCACGATGGAATAGGAAGGCCTCGAACAGTTCTTCCATTCGTAGACCATCCTCTCTTGTCTGTGCATCCGGGTTAACATCAGTACAGTTTTATTTGGCAGTAGAGAAATATATGTACCGATAATTCATAGAATGTGTAACTCTCACTAAAAGCAAAACAGGAAACGAGGATTCCAATTCTGAATATAGGAGGCTGCTGGACAAGCATGCGACGCCAGCTTGCTTCAGGACGAATATACGCTTCGAGCTTCTCAGGTCGCTGTAGCATATCCACGTTGGCTAACAAGGTTAAATTCGAGTTGAAGAAACCAGGAAACTTCTTTGCCAGTAATGCATTTTGCACTTTGATATTCGCGGATGAAGAGTTCATTGGGATGAAAAAGAGCGCTTTTTGAATAGCGACTGATTCTTGGATTATTCTGTGCCAGGTCTGGCATGTGCGCTGGGCTGTGAGAAGTGTTTGCGTGTCTAGTTGTAGGAGAATTAATTCGAGAAGCTCGAATGTTGAGAGGGCTATAGCTTGCGCGGTTTGGGTTGCCATTCTTGGGGTTAACTTGGACAGTCAAATGTTGTCTGCAGTGATTGTTTTGCTCGCCGACATGTCGTGTCCACGCCAAGCCTTGTTTTAATTGGTTCTTCAATTTTCTCTTGGCATGTCCTGGCCATGAATCACTATATTTGCTCCCCAAGCTGAGGTGGAGAGGCTATTCAGACCCTTTCGTGGTTGTTTTCCATTGAGATGCCGTGAGCCATTAGGCAGCGAGATTGGCGCCTATCATGCCAAGAAAGTGGGGATCGGTGTCTGGTACTTGAATAGACCGGAGACAAAGCTTGTCAGCATCTTTGAACAACAATGTCGCCCTATAATCACAATCATATACTTGGTAAAATATGCCCCGGGGACTCGACAGCAGAGAGGCAGGAAACCTTGAGCCGGGAGCGAATAGGGACGCTAGGAAACTGGTTTCTGAAAGACAGGCTCACGCAAGAATGGATCAACGGCTCTGGTCTACAGCTTCTCTGGGCTTACGGACCGGGTAAGTATGGTGCATTTCTATCGGCATGGAAGTGCTAACAGTCAACTAGCTGCAACGGGAAAGACGTATATCAGCTCTCTTGTTGTTGATCACATAAGCTCAAAGGAGAGCCAGTCAGGAATTGCAGTATTCTATTTTGATGACAGCCATCCACAATACAATGTCGCGGACTTTGGTGTTGCATTTCGTTCTGTATCGAGACAGCTCATGACTCAAATCATTGAACCTCCAACTGATATCCTCGACTTAGCAGAGGAATACTCTGCCTTTTACTCTCTGGATGAAGGTGAATCTGGACTATGGAGCCTGATCACCTCGTCCTTCGAGTCAGTTTTCGTGGTATTTGATGCTGCTAATGCCTCTGAAGCTGCATTAAAGGATATGCTCGTCTGCCTTGGAGGTAACGATGTTCAGAATTCTCGTCTGCACATTCTTATAACCAGTCGCTACCCGCCGCCCCGTTCACTTCTGCGAACCTACAAACTGCCTACCATAGTAACCAGGGCAAGCGACGATGATCTCATGACTTACATTATGCACGAATTAGGAGATGTATCAGGCGAGAAACATTTATATCCAATACCAAAAGACGTTCGTGAGGCTATGTCCGATATAATTGAAATGTTGGACGGCATGTATGTGTTATTGTCCTCACCATTACTACACAGCTGCTGATATTAGAAAAGCTTTCCTCCGCTCCCTCGGTTCGGAGCTATTTCAGATACATTGAATGAATTGGCTCAAGTGCTATCTAACGTACCCTCTTCGGAAAAGTCCAAGGCACTTAGCCAGCTAGCATTAAGTCATATAGAAAAAGCAGAACACGAAAAGAATCCCATTCAGGTGCTCCACCTAGTCTCCACACTAGAAGAAATCGGCTATAAGCCAACAATACCCCAGATTGTGGACTTCCTACGCTTTCTCGGCTTATATAAAAACGAGGACAATGACTACACCACTCACGACGTGGCAAATATGTGTGCTCACTTTGTCTCTTTCGGCACATGCACCCAAGCGATGCGAATCCGgtcccctcttctccaaagccattTGTGCGAAGAAGTCTCCAAAAGCAATACCAAAGGGACAATGCTCCGTGCCGCCCTATCCTACCTATCACAGGAGGACTTCCAAAGGGGAGCCTGCACTTCATCAGCGAGTTTAAAGAAGCGCTTCCAAACTCACCCTTTCCTCCCATTCGCTTCACGGATAATCTCACTCTATACCTCTAGAGTACCTCACCAACAGGAAGCCCTCGACGACTTCCTGCGATTCGCATCTCACCGCGGCTCCATCGACTCCTACCTTCAGGCAGCAGATGCCTGGCTGTATCAGGATGACGACAGCTACGACGAGCTTGAAAGCGCTGAACAGCGCTGGGCGTATTTCCCGCGTGGTTATGGACCGCTCCATGTTGCTGCTCATATTGTCGGTGGACGTCTCTTTGTCAAGGCTCTACTCCAACAGGGGGGGGATGTCGAAGCACAATCAGGGAACGGGCAGACGGCGTTGCATGTTGCTGCTGGGATTGAGGATGAGTCTGAAACGGCGAGGACTCTTCTTGAGTACGGAGCCAGTGTGTCggcggttgatgatgatggagaaacGCCGCTGTCTattgctgttgttgaaggagatCTAGAGACAGTAAAGTTACTTGTCGAGTTTGGTGCTGATATTGGGAGCCTTGATACATCTATACTTGTGGAATGTGCTGAGGAGAGgagggatgttgttgagtaTTTAACTGGTCTGGGTGTGAACTTTCCGGATGAAGATCAaatggatgaggatgatgaggaggccTGATGCTTTCTGAAAAGGATATATACAGActgtgttttcttttattcccttCCATGCGTATTTTGTATGACATTATAAAATCACTAAAGGACACTTCTGGAGCGAGTCGGTGACGAATAACCTTTACTTGCCgagattttcttctcttgaagcTATCTCCGATACCTTACGCTTCAGTTCGATGAGACATCTAGTCAAATGTCTTGTTTGCAACGAAAATCTTGGTACTCAGGACCCAGAGCCAAGGAGCTGTGCCAGGTAACGTAAACGAGGGGGCGCTACATGGAGCATGACAAGGAGCTACATACAAGGTAACATCGTCCTTACCAATTTCGCCAATGGCTAGTGGACGTCCAGATGCAGCATGTAAGTATCGGCGGTTATCCAGGTCCCAGTATGAGCTTGCAGAGTGGGTGACAGATTTTGGTCTCTGAGAGCGTTAACCCTACCTACTAATGCAACTCTCCTGCAGACTAACGCCGACCCCGCCTGCCACAGCACTATCAGGTTGATCCCATAACTGACGTCGACACCTTAAGGCCCCCTCTATTGATGTGGTGTAATCGTATTCTTTCAACCAGGATAAGAAGGGACATGTCAAACTGAGGCCTTGGTGGATGGATTCGGATAAAGAGCTTAGTAGCTCAAAGATCTATCTCGGCTTCTGCAAAATATGACACGACAGGCCAAGAAGTGCTTCTACATGAGGAGCAACAGTGCATCTGATTTCACACGGGGCTGACCACACTTGCAGTAGTGTTGTTACAGTCTCTGACTAAGAATATCTGCCGGAAGATACTTCCGCTTTGCTCTAGGATCCTTTGCAGATTGAGGAGATTTGCGTAAAGATTCTTCTGAGTCTCTCAGACCACAATACTAACGACACAATCACAAAGCATGTATACTCTGCGAAATATAAGGATCGATCCAAGTTGTGCCTGTTCCTTTATCAATATAAACCCGTCACTGTTGATATGGTTATGTCGGGCCGGGGCGGAAGGCAATGCTACGTCACTCTCCACCTACCGCACAGTCTGACGAAACCACTCAATGCATTCCCTGGTTCACGGACAAAATGGTTGGCCGAAAGGAGTACGCAACGAGCTTTACAGCGCGGGGTATGCGGGGCTTAGTGGAATCCTTTCGAATTGCTTGCAGGCTCCAAATACGCAGGTGCTACAGGTAGACACGTCGCCCACTCTGCCACTTCACATTGATAGACTTCTGACAGGGATCCCAAGTCCAAGGAAGCAACTAGATGAGGGAATCTAGGCGATAAATACCGGCCAGGAGCGCCGGATATATCCCAACAGCCAGTTAACGTCACCAAACGTGGGCAAACAATCGTATCTGGCAATCCTACATCTCTACTCTTCAATTTCAGTCATATCTGCTTGTAGTCATGTCTTCCACATCCTATCCACCTGAGGACCCTACCGACAAGACGAATGCCTCGCGAGGACTGATCACCAGTCTAGAGCCCTGCGTGGTGTACTCAGACACCGACCCGGCACGAGCCATTTGGGACAATGATTCTTTTGACTTCTTGGCAAAAGAGTACCCTCCCCATTTCACAAACCCATCTCTCTGGAGGCAGTCCCAACTTTGCCAAAAGCAGGGTCTATTTGGAGTTCGACCTGGAATCTACCAGGTCCGGGGGCTCGATCTTTCGAACATCACTTTCATCGAGTGTCCGAACACAAAAGGCGTGGCCGTTATCGACCCGCTCACTTCTGTTGAaacagccaagaaggccCTTGAACTGTACCAAGGCCAGTTCCCAGATAGGGCtatcaaagctttgatctACACCCATTCCCATGTGGACCATTTCGGCGGAGCCAAGGCCATCGCAGATGCTGCTGGCGAGGGTCTGAAGGTGTACGCCCCTAATGGATTCCTTGAACATGCCGTGA includes the following:
- a CDS encoding ankyrin repeat domain-containing protein (predicted protein), whose product is MPRGLDSREAGNLEPGANRDARKLVSERQAHARMDQRLWSTASLGLRTGHPQYNVADFGVAFRSVSRQLMTQIIEPPTDILDLAEEYSAFYSLDEGESGLWSLITSSFESVFVVFDAANASEAALKDMLVCLGGNDVQNSRLHILITSRYPPPRSLLRTYKLPTIVTRASDDDLMTYIMHELGDVSGEKHLYPIPKDVREAMSDIIEMLDGIFPPLPRFGAISDTLNELAQVLSNVPSSEKSKALSQLALSHIEKAEHEKNPIQVLHLVSTLEEIGYKPTIPQIVDFLRFLGLYKNEDNDYTTHDVANMCAHFVSFGTCTQAMRIRSPLLQSHLCEEVSKSNTKGTMLRAALSYLSQEDFQRGACTSSASLKKRFQTHPFLPFASRIISLYTSRVPHQQEALDDFLRFASHRGSIDSYLQAADAWLYQDDDSYDELESAEQRWAYFPRGYGPLHVAAHIVGGRLFVKALLQQGGDVEAQSGNGQTALHVAAGIEDESETARTLLEYGASVSAVDDDGETPLSIAVVEGDLETVKLLVEFGADIGSLDTSILVECAEERRDVVEYLTGLGVNFPDEDQMDEDDEEA